From the genome of Candidatus Neomarinimicrobiota bacterium:
CGGACTGAAACACTTTCGTCACAAGAAGCACGAAGTGATCGTCTTTCACATCGTTGACAGAAGGGAGCGAGATTTCGATTTTTCCGTGAGAACTCGTTTCCGTGACATGGAAACGGGGGAAGAGATCACCACTGAGCCGTGGCAGATCCAATCGGCATACCGTCAGGTGATGCAGCGGTTCCACGACTTTTACAGGACGCAGTGCCGAAAACGGAACATTGACTACGTTTCGCTCCAGACCGATCAAAACCTGGATCTGGCCCTTACAAGTTACTTAATGAAACGGAAGGGTATAGGATAGATCCAAAGTATTTAAGTGTTAGAGTGTTAATGTGCTAAAGTATGAACGTGCTGAAGTGTCAAAGTGTTAACGTCAAAGTACGAAAACACTCGAACAAATAAGCACCTGAACACTTGAAAACTTGAACACTATTCTATCGCCTTGGCGCGATTTAGATACTCCTCTGCTTCCTCAATGCGGCCCTGGCGGTAAATCACCCTGGCAATTCCCCGGAGGACCAGGGGGTCTTCCGGGTCCAGTCTTAATGCTTTCCCGTAATAGAATTCCGCATCTTCCCACTGTTCCATCCTCTCGTAAGCCTCACCAATGCCCACGGTGGCGTCCCTGTCCTCGGGATCGAGTCTCAGAACAGTCTGGAATTCCGTTCCAGCAAAATCGTAGTCTTCCACCTGAAGGTAGAGAACTCCCAGGTTAAAATGGAGGTCCACATTCTCGGGGTCTTCCCGGAGTGCCCTCTTGTAGGCAAGAATGGCTCCATCCTTGTCTCCCAGGTCGTAATAGGTGTCTGCGAGAGCCCGGGCGGACCGGCTGTCCCCAGGATCAACCCTTACGGCCTTCTCGAGCATTTCGACAGCACGTTCCAGATCGCCGCTTTCCCGGAACGTATTCCCTGCCGTCACCAGAAGGTCGGAATCCTCGGGATTTCTCTCCAGAGCCTGCTCCAGGGTCGTTTCAACCCGGTCTGAATCGCCGACCTGAATGTACGCAAAAACCAGGCTCTTGTAGGTCCGGGGTTCTTCCGGATCGATTGTCTTCGCCGTCTCGAACAGATCAATGACATCTTCCAGCTGGTTGAGTCTGGTCTCCCCCGTATCCCTCATGGCCTTATTATATCGATCCGCCGCCCTGTTGTAATGCTCACTCCAATACTTCAGCAAAGCGTCCTCCACGCCTTGGTTGACTGTCGCACCCGACGGCAGCTTCTTGTCTCCGCCCACGGTTCGCGCCTTTTGGAACATTTCGTGCATTTTGTCCCATTCA
Proteins encoded in this window:
- a CDS encoding tetratricopeptide repeat protein, with amino-acid sequence MRSSSWEYTVSTQLSDYALRNTNYASGLQIWLESPQGTWYIPSFTLNSNFPGGFPMYPKITVVASVLAGLFLVFLGCASEQITSARLYIQQEDWDKAEEMLLEAMELEPDNPEVYYTLGLDIYARKGEWDKMHEMFQKARTVGGDKKLPSGATVNQGVEDALLKYWSEHYNRAADRYNKAMRDTGETRLNQLEDVIDLFETAKTIDPEEPRTYKSLVFAYIQVGDSDRVETTLEQALERNPEDSDLLVTAGNTFRESGDLERAVEMLEKAVRVDPGDSRSARALADTYYDLGDKDGAILAYKRALREDPENVDLHFNLGVLYLQVEDYDFAGTEFQTVLRLDPEDRDATVGIGEAYERMEQWEDAEFYYGKALRLDPEDPLVLRGIARVIYRQGRIEEAEEYLNRAKAIE